A genomic window from Gemmatimonadaceae bacterium includes:
- a CDS encoding DNA adenine methylase produces the protein MDRKYALSPSEHLPFRPIHYLGSKLRILDAVIGSIRDAAPKGRAVDLFSGSGTVAHSLSRERPVIAVDIQEYARVLANALFIGGAAGLTTPSRDQLLRSSPELQVVLDCIKPLIKYEASLEQAAATGSFERLADFLAECPLLTLPAQGVRTPASVEVLHDTVRRLREADLWGAPQTLALRHFGGVYFSFAQAFEIDLLLNFAHRKSGSARDVAVGAVLSSASHAVSSIGKQFAQPISLRTRAGQYKPHVVEKLLQERNKSVHAHFAAAVERFNASEGRPTSRAERADYREFLARRDEEYSVIYADPPYTRDHYSRYYHVLETLALRDEPMITQSNLGDARPSRGVYRANRHQSPFSIRSQAPDAFRQLFALARRHDCPLVLSYSPFDKAAGSHPRTIDLSTLADLAHGQFASVRIVSAGAFRHSKLNSRSRALRASSEAEQIFICSP, from the coding sequence ATGGACCGGAAATACGCACTCTCGCCGTCGGAGCACCTGCCCTTCCGGCCGATACACTACCTCGGATCAAAGCTTCGGATCCTGGACGCGGTGATCGGCAGCATTCGAGATGCCGCACCCAAAGGTCGCGCGGTCGATCTCTTCTCAGGATCAGGAACCGTCGCGCATTCCTTGTCTCGCGAACGTCCAGTGATAGCCGTAGACATCCAGGAGTACGCCAGGGTACTAGCCAACGCTCTGTTTATCGGCGGAGCGGCCGGCCTGACCACACCAAGTCGGGATCAGCTACTGCGCTCGAGTCCCGAGTTGCAGGTCGTACTGGACTGCATCAAGCCGCTAATCAAGTACGAAGCATCGCTCGAGCAAGCCGCCGCTACAGGATCGTTCGAACGCTTGGCGGACTTCCTAGCCGAATGCCCCCTGCTGACACTGCCTGCCCAGGGGGTGCGCACGCCCGCCTCCGTCGAGGTGCTTCATGACACCGTTCGCCGTTTGAGGGAGGCGGACCTTTGGGGCGCACCTCAAACGCTCGCGCTACGGCATTTTGGTGGTGTGTACTTCTCCTTCGCGCAAGCGTTTGAGATTGACCTCTTGTTGAACTTCGCCCACCGCAAGTCCGGATCTGCCAGGGACGTGGCGGTGGGTGCAGTGCTGTCGTCAGCTAGCCACGCAGTCAGCTCGATTGGCAAGCAGTTCGCGCAGCCGATCAGCCTCCGGACAAGAGCTGGCCAATACAAGCCCCACGTCGTTGAAAAGCTTCTGCAGGAACGCAACAAAAGCGTACACGCACACTTCGCGGCCGCGGTTGAACGGTTCAATGCAAGTGAGGGGCGTCCGACTAGCCGAGCGGAACGAGCGGACTACCGGGAGTTTCTAGCACGACGCGACGAGGAGTACTCGGTCATCTATGCGGACCCTCCGTATACTCGAGACCACTACAGTCGATACTACCACGTCCTGGAGACGCTCGCATTGAGAGACGAACCGATGATTACGCAATCGAACTTAGGCGACGCGCGTCCGAGCCGCGGAGTCTACCGTGCGAATCGACACCAGTCACCGTTTTCGATTCGCTCGCAGGCACCCGACGCGTTTAGGCAACTGTTTGCTCTCGCTCGCCGCCACGACTGTCCGCTTGTGCTGTCGTACTCTCCGTTTGACAAGGCCGCGGGGTCGCATCCACGCACTATCGACCTCTCCACGCTTGCCGATCTCGCGCACGGGCAATTCGCGAGCGTGCGAATTGTGTCGGCCGGGGCTTTCCGCCACAGCAAGCTGAATTCGCGATCGCGCGCCCTAAGAGCATCCAGTGAGGCAGAACAGATATTCATCTGCTCGCCGTAG
- a CDS encoding site-specific DNA-methyltransferase produces MTRTGLGKVEALGRGDLSNRTPFLEVRKHSFGERETRSWVVQGENSEVLRALVESQPRSVRCAYLDPPYNNGENYLHYSDDVSHVTWLRDMRTRLALVRELLSEDGSLWISIDDNELHYLKVEADAVFGRQNFISTVVWEHRTTRENRRAFSPNHEYVLVYAKDARAFARTRNLLPLTPEVFRRYSNPDGDPRGPWQSVSANVQAGHATKSQFYALRAPNGRLHRPPKGRCWVYSEDRMRELIDSKQVWFGYDGNAVPRIKRFLRDKVRGLVPQTLWRAAEVSTTSQAKRHQMALLPSIEAFDTPKPEGLLRRIVEIATDPGDLVLDPYLGSGTTAAVALKTNRQFIGIERGEHVVSHAVKRLREVIRGESGGISVDVGWNGGGGFRFGRLGSRRDSRATLGG; encoded by the coding sequence ATGACGAGGACTGGGCTTGGCAAGGTTGAGGCACTTGGCCGTGGCGACCTTTCGAATCGCACGCCGTTCTTAGAGGTGCGCAAGCATTCATTCGGCGAGCGCGAGACTCGGTCTTGGGTGGTGCAGGGTGAGAATAGCGAAGTCCTTCGTGCGCTAGTGGAGAGTCAGCCACGAAGTGTGCGCTGTGCATATCTGGACCCGCCGTACAACAACGGTGAGAACTACCTGCACTATTCTGATGATGTCTCGCACGTTACGTGGCTGCGAGACATGCGCACGCGATTGGCTCTTGTGCGAGAGCTTCTTTCAGAGGACGGCAGTCTGTGGATATCAATTGATGACAATGAGCTCCACTACTTGAAGGTAGAGGCTGATGCAGTGTTCGGACGGCAAAACTTCATATCTACCGTGGTTTGGGAGCACCGAACGACTAGGGAGAATCGGCGCGCATTTTCACCCAATCATGAGTACGTGCTTGTGTATGCGAAGGATGCACGTGCCTTCGCGCGCACGAGAAATCTGTTGCCATTGACCCCCGAGGTCTTCCGCCGGTATTCAAATCCGGACGGCGATCCTCGAGGCCCATGGCAGTCGGTTTCCGCGAATGTGCAGGCGGGGCACGCAACCAAGTCGCAGTTCTATGCCTTGCGTGCGCCGAACGGCCGACTTCATCGACCTCCGAAGGGAAGGTGTTGGGTATATTCAGAGGACAGGATGCGGGAACTGATCGACTCAAAACAGGTATGGTTTGGCTACGACGGCAATGCTGTGCCACGAATCAAGAGATTCCTTCGAGACAAGGTGCGTGGGTTAGTCCCTCAGACTCTATGGCGGGCTGCGGAGGTGAGCACGACCTCGCAGGCGAAGCGCCATCAGATGGCATTGCTGCCCTCGATTGAAGCGTTTGATACACCAAAGCCTGAGGGGCTTCTGCGGCGAATTGTGGAGATCGCCACGGACCCAGGCGACTTGGTTCTTGATCCGTACCTCGGTTCTGGCACGACCGCAGCGGTGGCGCTCAAGACCAATCGACAGTTCATTGGCATCGAGAGAGGTGAGCATGTCGTATCACACGCGGTGAAGAGACTGCGGGAGGTGATTCGCGGTGAATCGGGAGGAATCTCAGTCGATGTCGGTTGGAACGGCGGAGGAGGCTTCCGTTTCGGGCGACTCGGTAGCCGACGGGATTCAAGGGCAACGCTCGGCGGTTAG